A region of the Kribbella sp. NBC_01245 genome:
GAAGTACTCCCAGCTAACTGCCAGGCGCATCGATGGGCCGGTTCAGGTTGAGCCGACAGCATCGGTGCCATGCAGATTCCAGCTCATCCCCGGGTCGAGATCGTCGTACCCGTTCGCAATGAGGAGACTGATCTCGGCCCGAATATCCGGCGGCTGCGAGCCTTTCTGGACAGCTCGTTCCCGTTCCCGGCCGTGGTCTGTATCGCCGATAACGGCAGCACCGATGGCACCTGGTCGATCGCCTCGGACTTGACGGCCGAACTGGCCGGCGTTCGCGCGGTCCGGATCGACCAGCCCGGTCGGGGCCGCGCCTTGAACGAGGTCTGGTCCGCCAGTGACGCGGACATCCTCGCCTATATGGACGTCGACCTGTCGACGCATCTCAACGCGCTGCTGCCGTTGATCGCACCCCTTGCCGCCGGCCACAGTGATGTTGCCATCGGCACCCGTCTGGCCCGTGGTTCGCGCGTCGTACGACAGCCGAAGCGCGAGGTCATCTCTCGTGGCTACAACCTCTTGTTACATGGAGCATTGGGCACGCACTTCTCGGATGCGCAGTGCGGGTTCAAGGCGATCCGGGCCGATGTCGCCAAGCATCTGTTGCCGTTGGTCCAGGACACCAGTTGGTTCTTCGACACCGAGCTGCTGGTGCTGGCGGAACGAGCCGGTCTGCGCATCCACGAGGTCCCGGTCGACTGGATCGACGATCTCGACTCGCGGGTGGCGATCGCCAAGACCGTCTCCGAGGACCTGCGCGGTATCGCCCGGGTCGGCACCGACTTGGCCCGCAGTCGGATCCCGCTGGAGTCATTGCGGGAAACCTTCGGCCGGGCCGATCTGGTCGACCCGGCCGCAGCGAAGGCCGGTCTGCTCGGGCGGTTGGTGCGGTTCGGCTTTGTCGGTGTGCTCAGCACGATCGCGTACGCCCTGCTGTATCTGGTGTTGCGCGGAGTCGTGCCGGCGCAGACCGCGAACGTGCTGGCCTTGCTGGTCACGGCGATCGGCAACACCGCACTCAACCGGCGCCTCACGTTCGGCGTCAGCGGCAGATCCGGCCGGCTCAAGCACCAGCTGCGCGGATTGGTTGCCTTCGGCATCGGTTGGAGTCTGACCGCGTCCTCGTTGTGGTTGCTCCATGCCGTTGTGCCCGTGCCCGAACGCTGGCTGGAGATCGGCATCCTCACGCTGGCGAACCTGGTCGCGACGGTGGTCCGGTTCAGCCTCTTCCAGGCCTGGGTGTTCTCGTCCGGGCCGGCCATTCCTGTTACAGACAAACCTGTTCTCGTCGAAACCCGGAGTACGTTATGAGCACCCTGACCGATCCAGCCGCCATCCCGCAGGGCGCGGCACCACCAGCGAAACGGACACTCGCTCTGCCGTACGTCGCGGGCCGCGCCGGAGCGGCGTACGTCGGACTGCTGGTCCTCACCGCTTTCGCCTATCTGTGGACACTTTCCCGCAACGGCTATGGCAACGAGTACTACGCGGCCGCCGTACAAGCCGCCTCGACCAGTTGGAAGGCCTGGTTCTTCGGGTCGTTCGACGCGTCCAGCTTCATCACGGTGGACAAGACGCCCGCATCCCTTTGGGTGATGGGTTTGTCCGGCCGGATCTTCGGGTTCAGCAGTTGGAGCATGTTGGTCCCGCAGGCGTTGATGGGGGTTGCGACCGTCGCCTTGGTGTACGCCGCGGTCCGCCGCTGGTTCAACCCGAACGCGGCACTGATCGCCGGAATCGCGATGGCCGTGTCACCGGTCGCCGTACTGATGTTCCGCTTCAACAATCCGGACGCGTTGCTGGTGCTCCTGCTGGTCGCCGGGGCGTACGCCGTGATGCGGGCGATCGACTCGGCCAAGCGCTCGGTCTGGTGGATGACGCTCGCGGGGGTGCTGGTCGGACTCGGCTTCCTCACGAAGATGCTGCAAGCCTTCCTGGTGCTACCCGCCTTCGGACTGGCGTACCTGATCGCGGGACAGCCCAAGCTGTTGACGCGGATCTGGCACAGCCTGGCGGCGGTCGGCGCGATGATCGCCGGCGGTGGTTGGTGGATCGCGATCGTGGAACTGCTCCCGGCCTCGGCTCGTCCGTACATCGGTGGTTCGCAGAACAACAGCATCATCGAATTGACCCTTGGCTACAACGGCCTCGGCCGGTTGACCGGTAACGAGACTGGCTCGGTCGGCGGCGGCACGGGTACCGGCGGTTGGGGTGGTGCGACCGGTCTGCAGCGGTTGTTCGGTGGCGAGTTCGGCAGCCAGATCGCGTGGTTGTTGCCTGCGGCCCTTATCGCCACGATCGTGCTGGTGGCCGCCGCTGGACGCGCGCCGCGCACCGACAAGACCCGGGCGTTCGTCATCCTCTGGGGTGGCTGGCTGCTCGTTACTGGTCTGACGTTCAGCTACATGCAGGGGATCATCCACAACTACTACATGATCGCGCTGTCCCCGGCGATCGCCGCGTTGGTCGGACCGGCTTCGGTCATCCTCTGGCGGCGTCGCTCCGAATGGTTGCCGCGAGCAACCTTGGCCGGAACGGTCTTGCTGACGGCGGGTTGGGCGTTCAGTCTGTTGGCTCAGGCGTCCACTTGGAACCCGTGGCTTCGGTACGTCGTACTCGCCGCCGGGCTGATCGGGGCGTCCCTCGTGCTGCTGCTTCCCGAACTGGAGAAGAAGGAGTCCCGGTCCAAGCTGGTACGACGTGGCGCCTTGCTGACTGTCGCGTTGATCGCGATCAGCGCGTTGTCCGGGCCGACGGCGTACTCCGTTCAGACGATCGGTTCCGCTCATGCCGGGGCGATTCCGACTGCCGGACCGTCGACCGGAATGGGTCGGGGCGGCGGCATGCGGATCTTCCGCGAAGGCCCGCCGCCTGGTGCTACCGGTACGACTGGCGCGCCTGGCACGACCGCGCGTGATGGTGGTGGCACCGGACGTACTAGTGGGTTCCTTGGTGGCGGCGGGACCAGCAACGTGTCGAGTGAGCTGGTCACGTTTTTGCAGCAAGGCGCCAACGGCTACACCTGGGCGGCCGCGGCCGTGACCTCCAATGCCGCGGCACCTCTCCAGCTCGCCTCCGGCGTACCGGTGATGTCGCTCGGCGGCTTCAACGGAACCGACCCGGCGCCGACGCTGGCGCAGTTCCAGGAACTGGTTGCCCAGGGCAAGGTGCACTACTTCGTCGGCTCGGCCGGCGGGATGGGCGGCGGCATGGGCGGCGGGCGCGGCACCTCGAGCGAGATCTCGACCTGGGTCACGGAGAACTTCACCGCCCAGACCGTCGGCGGCATGACCGTCTACGACCTGACCAAATGAGTAAGGAGCATTCAGTGAGCGTCCAGCGACCCCCGGCCCGCGACGAGTCGGTCAACCCGGCCCGGCCCGAGATGATCTACGGCCCGACCCAGGAACCCCAGCCAGAGGCACAGGCAAACCCGCAGCAAGCCCAGGCCGCGCCGCAGCCGCCGTCGGCCTCGCCGCCGCCGCAGGAGCCCAAGGCTGAGCGGAA
Encoded here:
- a CDS encoding bifunctional glycosyltransferase family 2/GtrA family protein, with the protein product MQIPAHPRVEIVVPVRNEETDLGPNIRRLRAFLDSSFPFPAVVCIADNGSTDGTWSIASDLTAELAGVRAVRIDQPGRGRALNEVWSASDADILAYMDVDLSTHLNALLPLIAPLAAGHSDVAIGTRLARGSRVVRQPKREVISRGYNLLLHGALGTHFSDAQCGFKAIRADVAKHLLPLVQDTSWFFDTELLVLAERAGLRIHEVPVDWIDDLDSRVAIAKTVSEDLRGIARVGTDLARSRIPLESLRETFGRADLVDPAAAKAGLLGRLVRFGFVGVLSTIAYALLYLVLRGVVPAQTANVLALLVTAIGNTALNRRLTFGVSGRSGRLKHQLRGLVAFGIGWSLTASSLWLLHAVVPVPERWLEIGILTLANLVATVVRFSLFQAWVFSSGPAIPVTDKPVLVETRSTL
- a CDS encoding glycosyltransferase family 39 protein, with amino-acid sequence MSTLTDPAAIPQGAAPPAKRTLALPYVAGRAGAAYVGLLVLTAFAYLWTLSRNGYGNEYYAAAVQAASTSWKAWFFGSFDASSFITVDKTPASLWVMGLSGRIFGFSSWSMLVPQALMGVATVALVYAAVRRWFNPNAALIAGIAMAVSPVAVLMFRFNNPDALLVLLLVAGAYAVMRAIDSAKRSVWWMTLAGVLVGLGFLTKMLQAFLVLPAFGLAYLIAGQPKLLTRIWHSLAAVGAMIAGGGWWIAIVELLPASARPYIGGSQNNSIIELTLGYNGLGRLTGNETGSVGGGTGTGGWGGATGLQRLFGGEFGSQIAWLLPAALIATIVLVAAAGRAPRTDKTRAFVILWGGWLLVTGLTFSYMQGIIHNYYMIALSPAIAALVGPASVILWRRRSEWLPRATLAGTVLLTAGWAFSLLAQASTWNPWLRYVVLAAGLIGASLVLLLPELEKKESRSKLVRRGALLTVALIAISALSGPTAYSVQTIGSAHAGAIPTAGPSTGMGRGGGMRIFREGPPPGATGTTGAPGTTARDGGGTGRTSGFLGGGGTSNVSSELVTFLQQGANGYTWAAAAVTSNAAAPLQLASGVPVMSLGGFNGTDPAPTLAQFQELVAQGKVHYFVGSAGGMGGGMGGGRGTSSEISTWVTENFTAQTVGGMTVYDLTK